Proteins encoded within one genomic window of Macrotis lagotis isolate mMagLag1 chromosome 3, bilby.v1.9.chrom.fasta, whole genome shotgun sequence:
- the MRGPRD gene encoding mas-related G-protein coupled receptor member D, translating into MIDTTAAPTISTEEQETSLLGITIIIVLLGLCGLVGNAIVIWLLRFGIKKSPYSVYIFNLAIADFLFLLCTVLSGVLHRPEFGFWANYVSEVFLRISFLVYTLGLSLLATISLQRCLSVLFPIWYQNHRPKHLSSLVCTILWILAILENLVAIYFCVMRKDYRDLCHSIDWFFAIVILGVFTPLMCASSLILFIKVQKFSKRRKEKRLYIIILITTLVFLICALPLTVYWFILYWITMDRRLKKIFFDVATIFSCVNSTANPIIYFMVGSQNKRRFHEPLKVVLKRALWEEEMSPPETIRLG; encoded by the coding sequence ATGATAGATACGACAGCAGCCCCTACCATCTCCACTGAGGAACAAGAAACATCCCTTCTAGGAATAACCATCATCATTGTTCTGCTGGGTCTGTGTGGTCTGGTAGGGAATGCAATCGTCATCTGGCTACTCAGGTTCGGGATAAAGAAGAGCCCCTATTCTGTCTACATTTTCAACTTGGCCATtgctgatttcctctttctcctgtgCACGGTGCTCTCAGGTGTTCTTCACAGACCTGAGTTTGGGTTCTGGGCCAATTATGTTTCTGAAGTCTTTTTAAGGATCAGCTTCCTTGTTTACACCTTGGGGCTGAGCCTACTGGCCACCATCAGCCTTCAGCGTTGTCTCTCTGTCCTCTTCCCCATCTGGTACCAGAATCACCGTCCCAAACATCTCTCATCCCTGGTGTGTACGATACTGTGGATTCTGGCCATCCTGGAGAATCTGGTAGCTATCTATTTCTGTGTCATGCGAAAGGACTATAGGGATTTGTGTCATAGCATAGACTGGTTTTTTGCGATTGTAATTTTGGGGGTCTTCACCCCATTGATGTGTGCATCTAGCTTGATCCTGTTCATTAAAGTCCAGAAATTctccaaaagaagaaaggaaaaaagactctACATCATCATCCTGATTACCACCTTGGTATTTCTCATCTGTGCCCTGCCCCTTACAGTGTATTGGTTTATTCTTTACTGGATCACAATGGATAGGAGACTGAAGAAGATTTTCTTTGATGTGGCTACAATATTCTCTTGTGTGAACAGCACAGCCAACCCCATAATTTATTTCATGGTTGGGAGTCAGAACAAGAGAAGGTTTCATGAACCCCTCAAGGTTGTACTAAAGAGGGCTCTCTGGGAGGAAGAGATGTCACCTCCAGAAACCATTCGACTGGGCTGA